The region CTTCCATTTTGTATTATAGACGAACAAGTTTTTTGTGTATGAATTCGGTTTGCACCTAATTTAGCCAAAGACATGCCATGCAACCCCTAGCAACATGAATCGATCTTAAAGTTGATAAAACTAgttaaaaattgattaaaataaaacCAATAATACATCTTTTGTGAATTAGGCCAGCTTTTGATTCCATACGATTTCAAAGCAAATAGTTTTAGTCTTGTCTTTAATGTAGTGTTATTGGATGATTTTAAGACATGAGAATGGACAATGAGATCAAACATTTTTTCCTGATGGGTCATTGGTAAAGGAGAACGATCCTCTTATCTTGTATAGATTCTTGGCTTTGGTGAAATAGGTTGATCAATTCATTTTCCGTACTGTTGCTTGTTTTACTTTCACGTTTGACTTCAACATCAAGGAACATGTCCATTTACATCAGCAGAAAACAGTATATATACGTCATTAAAAGCACTGGAATTTAGGCTTTCATCCACGTATATATTTTTCAGAATAGGATTCCATAAGAGAAGTTGAATTCGTCTTCAATTATGCATATATATCTCGAATCTTTCTTTATCTTTATTTAGTCAAATAATTAGTTGGAGGCATTAGTCACGTAGAAGTTCTAGTTCTGGGAGGTAGCTTAAACTAAAACAAAGGTAGAATTCCCTCCCTCAGTTCTCACTAACTGGCTAAAGATCATGTCCCAATTATCTGCCCTAAGAAATTTAAGGCAAATACTCGAGGAAGAGGAACAAAGGTCGAGGGAAGATGATGAACAGGAAAAGATGTCAAGGGAAAAGTTTCGTAATCGTCATCTTAACTTTCGCGCCATCAATAGTCGCAATGAGATTGCTGATCGTCAACGTTATGCCATTTATAGTGGTAGTATCCACCGCAAAGATGGGATTGATGATCGTCCCTATATTACTAGTGATTTCCTCGATCGTCCTGCCAATAGGGTCTACACGAATGGTGGTACTGCCTGTAACTACTACAAATCCAATGGTAAATACTATGTCAATGGGGAACAAAATAATGGGCCAATACTGATTGATGGTGCAAAGGTAAAGAACCCTAATGAGAAGGTTGGGGGACAAAATTTAGCTAGTGAAACTGCTTTGCAACATCACAACTCTGCCCCAACAAGTAATAATCAACCGTCCCTTATCTCTGCTTATTTTGTTGAATAGTCActtattttgttttgttaaaTTTTTGCAGACGGGAAACAAGCAAGTGAGGCAGCACATGATATTGGGGCAGCCGAAGCTGCAAAGGTGAAGAATCCTAATAAGATTGAGGGGGGACACAAAGCTACTCAAACTGCTTTGCAACATCACAACTCTGTGCCAACGAGTAATAGTAAACTGTTTGTCTCTGCTTATTTTGttaaataatcacttatattgttttattaaattttttaagatgGGAAACAAGTACATGATATTGGGGAAGCCACAGAAATGTTGAAGAAGGAAGGTGCTGCAAAGGTGAAGATGCCTAAAGAGAAGGAGGGGGAACACAAATTAGCTACTCAAACTCACAACTATGGGCAAACAGGTTCTCAAACAATTTATTTAGGTTACATTCTACAGATTGCCTAGTAATTATATGCTTCAAAACAATATCATTTTGATAATTGAGTGCAAAGCTTTTCTTGCTTGTGGTTTTTACTTATAGTCTTTATATTTGATCTTTCAATTTGCTTTGGTTAATGATGGTCTTCATGTGGTCATTTGATGTGTTGACTTGCCTCTACTGAATGCAGGCCTTAATACAGATTACAAATTATCAGGTATTATTTATTCTCAATCGTTTGTTACAAATGTAAACTATGATCAAATATTCAGAGACCATTTACATCTGGTCTCATTAGCATTCAGTTGTTACTTCAAAATATTGTTTCTTAAATCTGCCAACAAATAATCCTTGCTCTTGAAGAGTACATTAATTGCTTCTAACTTCGAGGGAAACAGTGGAGCACCTTAATTTCCCTTTTTTATCATCCAAATTGAATTAAAGGAGACACAGGGAGTGTCCCAAACCATTATAAAGAGTTTAAAAATACagtaaaagaaaggaaaaaagtacAATCTCAAAACTCTTCAGGAACAAAGTTAGAGCCAAGAAGGAAGACATCTCCTAGAAACATTATTATAAttagtaaaatacactcaccccttCAAAGTTTGTAGGAACAACACTTaacttcatttttattcaaaatcaaCACTCCACCTCACACCCTTTAAcaccatccaaaagatgctacATGAATATTCCTTaaactcaaaattaattaatctaaATATAAGTAGATTAAATTACCCTCTAACCAAATAATAAATAtactataattttttaa is a window of Lotus japonicus ecotype B-129 chromosome 5, LjGifu_v1.2 DNA encoding:
- the LOC130718506 gene encoding uncharacterized protein LOC130718506 isoform X1, which encodes MSQLSALRNLRQILEEEEQRSREDDEQEKMSREKFRNRHLNFRAINSRNEIADRQRYAIYSGSIHRKDGIDDRPYITSDFLDRPANRVYTNGGTACNYYKSNGKYYVNGEQNNGPILIDGAKVKNPNEKVGGQNLASETALQHHNSAPTNGKQASEAAHDIGAAEAAKVKNPNKIEGGHKATQTALQHHNSVPTNGKQVHDIGEATEMLKKEGAAKVKMPKEKEGEHKLATQTHNYGQTGLNTDYKLSEKSQDLKFLLLLILLIKYIMLSM
- the LOC130718506 gene encoding uncharacterized protein LOC130718506 isoform X2, which codes for MSQLSALRNLRQILEEEEQRSREDDEQEKMSREKFRNRHLNFRAINSRNEIADRQRYAIYSGSIHRKDGIDDRPYITSDFLDRPANRVYTNGGTACNYYKSNDGKQASEAAHDIGAAEAAKVKNPNKIEGGHKATQTALQHHNSVPTNGKQVHDIGEATEMLKKEGAAKVKMPKEKEGEHKLATQTHNYGQTGLNTDYKLSEKSQDLKFLLLLILLIKYIMLSM